Proteins encoded together in one Allomeiothermus silvanus DSM 9946 window:
- a CDS encoding DevR family CRISPR-associated autoregulator, whose translation MNYTSLSISFRIGLAFHAMNNEGSSGTNVMEPRRISVGGHNYDGISGEMVRRHVFENLVPIAKARGLPLSPDGEGLLPDRAKRVIKAYLSGPASEVKGKDGVFELEPAHLPLVTKAALESCTITDIGGYLAAFESSEKVKGATPKRDSVFDVGWLISEEPAVVEFSQHAAYRPDGQHNLFTQNMRAAVYGGVARLDLGRIGYNDWAWLAPDRNDLHLSDEQRRQRAAALLDAWEQWLLSPAGAKQAGWLQHTGQLEGVLMLSNFGPAPFRSPIEVELRYDAEGNPLVERIKPNPRYRAELATLAEAKPGRYRALEFDDLAGLAKAFDQARAAIGL comes from the coding sequence ATGAACTACACCAGTCTTTCGATCAGCTTCCGTATTGGCTTGGCTTTTCACGCTATGAACAACGAGGGCAGCAGCGGGACCAACGTGATGGAGCCGCGGCGCATCAGCGTGGGCGGCCACAATTACGACGGCATCTCGGGTGAGATGGTCCGCCGCCACGTCTTCGAGAACTTGGTCCCGATCGCCAAGGCCAGGGGCCTCCCGCTCTCGCCCGACGGCGAGGGGCTGCTCCCGGACCGCGCCAAGCGAGTCATCAAGGCCTACCTTAGCGGTCCGGCCAGCGAGGTGAAGGGGAAGGACGGGGTCTTCGAGCTCGAGCCCGCCCACCTCCCCCTGGTCACCAAGGCCGCGCTCGAGAGCTGTACCATCACCGACATCGGTGGCTACCTGGCGGCCTTCGAGTCCAGCGAGAAGGTGAAGGGCGCCACTCCAAAGCGCGATTCAGTCTTCGACGTGGGGTGGCTGATCTCGGAAGAGCCGGCCGTCGTGGAGTTCTCGCAGCACGCCGCCTACCGCCCCGACGGGCAGCACAACCTCTTCACCCAGAACATGCGGGCGGCGGTGTACGGTGGGGTGGCCCGGCTTGACCTGGGGCGCATTGGCTACAACGACTGGGCCTGGCTCGCGCCGGACCGCAACGACCTCCACCTGAGCGACGAGCAGCGTCGCCAGCGGGCGGCAGCACTGCTCGACGCCTGGGAGCAGTGGCTGCTCTCCCCGGCGGGGGCGAAGCAGGCCGGCTGGTTGCAGCACACGGGGCAGCTCGAGGGCGTCCTCATGCTCTCAAACTTCGGGCCCGCCCCCTTCCGTTCCCCCATCGAGGTCGAGCTAAGATATGACGCCGAGGGCAACCCTCTTGTCGAGCGTATCAAGCCCAACCCGCGCTATAGAGCCGAGCTCGCCACGCTGGCAGAGGCCAAGCCCGGGCGCTACCGCGCGCTCGAGTTCGACGATCTGGCCGGTTTGGCTAAGGCTTTCGACCAGGCCCGGGCCGCGATCGGCCTGTAG
- the cas6 gene encoding CRISPR system precrRNA processing endoribonuclease RAMP protein Cas6 has translation MPYAFLLHLTSSDPRPPRYPGLYAHGLFFALLGKLDPGLAAAVHAAPRKPFTLAVLEPTPRARRGGEASGEVVLRVTTLDDDLFAPLLGVLLREGVAGLALGDHPYRLARVVATPQGSPLAGRHTWEELATAPPTRGLRLRFRTPTVFATSKPGRRTRHTPLPDPFLIAKSLLTSWQYHSPLRLSDTEAAALLTLFELDLELIRFADLRFERAQAAKGFFPGFTGAVEVHCHSDSLEVQRTLGILQAYAFYAGVGAKTAYGLGLTVPY, from the coding sequence ATGCCTTACGCCTTCCTGCTCCACCTGACCTCGAGCGACCCCCGCCCCCCGCGTTACCCTGGGCTTTACGCGCACGGCCTGTTCTTCGCCCTGTTGGGCAAGCTCGACCCAGGCCTGGCCGCTGCGGTCCATGCGGCCCCCCGCAAGCCCTTCACGCTGGCGGTGCTCGAGCCCACCCCGCGGGCAAGGAGGGGAGGGGAGGCCAGTGGGGAGGTGGTGCTGCGAGTGACCACCCTCGATGACGACCTGTTCGCCCCGCTGCTGGGGGTCCTCCTCCGCGAGGGGGTAGCCGGCCTGGCCTTGGGCGACCACCCGTACCGTCTGGCCCGGGTTGTGGCCACCCCCCAGGGCAGCCCCCTAGCTGGCCGCCACACCTGGGAAGAGCTGGCCACGGCCCCACCCACCCGCGGCCTGCGCCTGCGCTTTCGCACCCCTACGGTGTTCGCTACCTCCAAGCCTGGACGACGCACCCGCCACACCCCCTTGCCGGATCCCTTCCTCATAGCCAAATCGCTGCTCACTAGCTGGCAATACCATAGCCCATTGCGCCTTTCTGATACTGAAGCCGCTGCATTGCTGACGCTCTTCGAGCTCGACCTCGAGCTCATCCGCTTCGCCGACCTCCGGTTCGAGCGGGCCCAGGCGGCCAAAGGCTTCTTTCCTGGCTTTACCGGGGCGGTGGAGGTGCACTGCCACAGCGACAGCCTCGAGGTGCAGCGGACCCTGGGAATCCTGCAGGCATACGCCTTCTACGCTGGGGTAGGGGCCAAGACCGCCTACGGTCTCGGGCTCACCGTGCCCTACTGA